The following are from one region of the Anguilla rostrata isolate EN2019 chromosome 7, ASM1855537v3, whole genome shotgun sequence genome:
- the ajuba gene encoding LIM domain-containing protein ajuba isoform X1 has protein sequence MDRLSSKLLEKLKLTDSGSVKFSSKKKGEPANANNNNSCSSGGGAGTGHTARPPPGPSEVSGCVCRAPPVSPAPLPSDTGPSAEPHPAVAEPPLRRGYPARQADGGSPAAPLGVGLVASHRRYSLELQHLAHRRQLLSQPAPPLCVPPGGGPLRCGGEPGFPPELERHKRFSLQEALVYKRHSTGGEPWDRPAPLSLPPARPPAGPALSPRSSLSLQEALLASPRSSLSLQEALLASPRSSFASSASGGSPMGSRCSSNRTSGISLGFDSRHAQLPAPPPAAGAGHAQAGGGRAGVGAGAPSAEMWREYLDGAGGAGQDSRHSYPPALGSPAAASLLGPSWGGRLLQGGPGDRARYSDLPGPRYQEELTQLLRWEAALRGEDPGDPTGLLGTLEGLALKDPPTRPLPSPAPPQPKPPAEQGAARDSDSRQEYFGTCVKCGKGVYGTESACQALDSLYHTHCFTCVSCGRTLRNKDFYNVSGSVYCKEDYMFSGFQAAAEKCSVCGHLILEKILQALGNSYHPGCFRCVVCAKTLDGVPFTVDYLNNVYCVSDYNRTFAPKCAACLQPILPTEGSEEILRVVSMNKDYHFECYHCEGCGKQLSDQPGSQCFPLDSHLLCHSCHMTRVCTTLNLLPPNSQ, from the exons ATGGACCGTCTCAGCAGTAAGCTTCTGGAGAAGCTGAAGCTGACGGACTCTGGCAGCGTGAAGTTCAGCTCCAAGAAGAAAGGCGAGCCGGCCAAtgcaaacaacaacaatagctGCAgcagcggcgggggggcggggacgggccACACCGCGCgaccccccccaggccccagcGAGGTGTCGGGGTGTGTGTGCCGAGCGCCACCCGTCTCTCCCGCCCCTCTGCCCTCAGACACGGGTCCGAGCGCGGAGCCCCACCCCGCCGTCGCGGAGCCCCCCCTGAGACGCGGCTACCCCGCGCGGCAGGCAGACGGCGGCTCTCCGGCGGCCCCGCTGGGCGTCGGCCTCGTGGCCAGCCATCGCCGCTATTCGCTGGAGCTCCAGCACCTGGCCCATCGGCGGCAGCTGCTCTCGCagccagccccgcccctgtgtGTGCCCCCCGGTGGCGGCCCGCTGCGCTGCGGCGGCGAGCCCGGCTTCCCGCCCGAGCTGGAGCGCCACAAGCGCTTCtccctgcaggaggcgctggtCTACAAGCGGCACAGCACAGGGGGCGAGCCCTGGGACCGGCCCGCCCCCCTCTCGCTCCCGCCCGCCCGGCCCCCGGCAGGCCCCGCCCTCAGCCCGCGGTCCTCGCTcagcctgcaggaggcgctgttgGCCAGCCCACGCTCCTCGCTcagcctgcaggaggcgctgttgGCCAGCCCGCGGTCCAGCTTCGCCAGCTCGGCCAGCGGGGGGAGCCCCATGGGCAGCCGCTGCAGCAGCAACCGCACCAGCGGCATCAGCCTGGGCTTCGACTCCCGCCACGCCCAgctgcccgccccgccccctgcagccGGCGCGGGCCACGcccaggcagggggggggcgggcgggagtgggggcgggggccccCTCTGCGGAGATGTGGAGGGAGTATTTGgacggggctgggggggcagggcaggacagCCGGCACTCATACCCGCCGGCCCTGGGGAGCCCTGCCGCCGCCAGCCTCCTGGGGCCCTCCTGGGGGGGTCGGCTCCTGCAGGGGGGGCCCGGGGACCGTGCGCGGTACTCAGACCTGCCGGGGCCCCGCTATCAGGAGGAGCTGACCCAGCTGCTGCGCTGGGAGGCCGCGCTTCGGGGCGAGGACCCGGGGGACCCCACAGGCCTGCTGGGCACTCTAGAGGGGCTGGCCCTCAAAGACCCGCCCACCAggcccctccccagccccgccccaccacaGCCCAAACCCCCAGCGGAGCAGGGAGCAGCCAGAGACTCCGACAGCCGGCAGGAGTACTTTG GTACCTGTGTGAAGTGCGGGAAAGGCGTCTACGGGACGGAGAGTGCCTGCCAGGCGTTAGACagcctgtatcacacacactgcttcacCTGCGTGTCCTGCG gCCGCACCCTCAGAAACAAGGACTTCTACAACGTGAGTGGCTCAGTTTACTGCAAAGAGGACTACATG ttCTCAGGATTTCAGGCGGCAGCGGAGAAGTGCAGTGTGTGCGGCCACCTGATCCTGGagaag ATCCTGCAGGCGCTGGGGAACTCCTACCATCCAGGCTGTTTCCGTTGTGTGGTTTGCGCAAAAACATTAGATGGAGTTCCCTTCACAGTGGACTACCTCAACAATGTCTACTGCGTCTCTGACTACAACAG GACCTTTGCTCCAAAGTGCGCTGCTTGTCTACAGCCAATTCTACCTACAGAG GGCAGTGAGGAGATTCTCAGGGTGGTGTCCATGAACAAAGACTACCACTTTGAGTGCTACCACTGTGAg gggTGTGGCAAACAGCTCTCAGATCAGCCGGGATCACAGTGTTTCCCTCTGGACTCTCACTTGCTGTGTCACTCCTGTCACATGACTCGGGTGTGCACCACTCTCAATCTTCTCCCTCCTAACtctcagtga
- the ajuba gene encoding LIM domain-containing protein ajuba isoform X2: MDRLSSKLLEKLKLTDSGSVKFSSKKKGEPANANNNNSCSSGGGAGTGHTARPPPGPSEVSGCVCRAPPVSPAPLPSDTGPSAEPHPAVAEPPLRRGYPARQADGGSPAAPLGVGLVASHRRYSLELQHLAHRRQLLSQPAPPLCVPPGGGPLRCGGEPGFPPELERHKRFSLQEALVYKRHSTGGEPWDRPAPLSLPPARPPAGPALSPRSSLSLQEALLASPRSSLSLQEALLASPRSSFASSASGGSPMGSRCSSNRTSGISLGFDSRHAQLPAPPPAAGAGHAQAGGGRAGVGAGAPSAEMWREYLDGAGGAGQDSRHSYPPALGSPAAASLLGPSWGGRLLQGGPGDRARYSDLPGPRYQEELTQLLRWEAALRGEDPGDPTGLLGTLEGLALKDPPTRPLPSPAPPQPKPPAEQGAARDSDSRQEYFGTCVKCGKGVYGTESACQALDSLYHTHCFTCVSCGRTLRNKDFYNFSGFQAAAEKCSVCGHLILEKILQALGNSYHPGCFRCVVCAKTLDGVPFTVDYLNNVYCVSDYNRTFAPKCAACLQPILPTEGSEEILRVVSMNKDYHFECYHCEGCGKQLSDQPGSQCFPLDSHLLCHSCHMTRVCTTLNLLPPNSQ, translated from the exons ATGGACCGTCTCAGCAGTAAGCTTCTGGAGAAGCTGAAGCTGACGGACTCTGGCAGCGTGAAGTTCAGCTCCAAGAAGAAAGGCGAGCCGGCCAAtgcaaacaacaacaatagctGCAgcagcggcgggggggcggggacgggccACACCGCGCgaccccccccaggccccagcGAGGTGTCGGGGTGTGTGTGCCGAGCGCCACCCGTCTCTCCCGCCCCTCTGCCCTCAGACACGGGTCCGAGCGCGGAGCCCCACCCCGCCGTCGCGGAGCCCCCCCTGAGACGCGGCTACCCCGCGCGGCAGGCAGACGGCGGCTCTCCGGCGGCCCCGCTGGGCGTCGGCCTCGTGGCCAGCCATCGCCGCTATTCGCTGGAGCTCCAGCACCTGGCCCATCGGCGGCAGCTGCTCTCGCagccagccccgcccctgtgtGTGCCCCCCGGTGGCGGCCCGCTGCGCTGCGGCGGCGAGCCCGGCTTCCCGCCCGAGCTGGAGCGCCACAAGCGCTTCtccctgcaggaggcgctggtCTACAAGCGGCACAGCACAGGGGGCGAGCCCTGGGACCGGCCCGCCCCCCTCTCGCTCCCGCCCGCCCGGCCCCCGGCAGGCCCCGCCCTCAGCCCGCGGTCCTCGCTcagcctgcaggaggcgctgttgGCCAGCCCACGCTCCTCGCTcagcctgcaggaggcgctgttgGCCAGCCCGCGGTCCAGCTTCGCCAGCTCGGCCAGCGGGGGGAGCCCCATGGGCAGCCGCTGCAGCAGCAACCGCACCAGCGGCATCAGCCTGGGCTTCGACTCCCGCCACGCCCAgctgcccgccccgccccctgcagccGGCGCGGGCCACGcccaggcagggggggggcgggcgggagtgggggcgggggccccCTCTGCGGAGATGTGGAGGGAGTATTTGgacggggctgggggggcagggcaggacagCCGGCACTCATACCCGCCGGCCCTGGGGAGCCCTGCCGCCGCCAGCCTCCTGGGGCCCTCCTGGGGGGGTCGGCTCCTGCAGGGGGGGCCCGGGGACCGTGCGCGGTACTCAGACCTGCCGGGGCCCCGCTATCAGGAGGAGCTGACCCAGCTGCTGCGCTGGGAGGCCGCGCTTCGGGGCGAGGACCCGGGGGACCCCACAGGCCTGCTGGGCACTCTAGAGGGGCTGGCCCTCAAAGACCCGCCCACCAggcccctccccagccccgccccaccacaGCCCAAACCCCCAGCGGAGCAGGGAGCAGCCAGAGACTCCGACAGCCGGCAGGAGTACTTTG GTACCTGTGTGAAGTGCGGGAAAGGCGTCTACGGGACGGAGAGTGCCTGCCAGGCGTTAGACagcctgtatcacacacactgcttcacCTGCGTGTCCTGCG gCCGCACCCTCAGAAACAAGGACTTCTACAAC ttCTCAGGATTTCAGGCGGCAGCGGAGAAGTGCAGTGTGTGCGGCCACCTGATCCTGGagaag ATCCTGCAGGCGCTGGGGAACTCCTACCATCCAGGCTGTTTCCGTTGTGTGGTTTGCGCAAAAACATTAGATGGAGTTCCCTTCACAGTGGACTACCTCAACAATGTCTACTGCGTCTCTGACTACAACAG GACCTTTGCTCCAAAGTGCGCTGCTTGTCTACAGCCAATTCTACCTACAGAG GGCAGTGAGGAGATTCTCAGGGTGGTGTCCATGAACAAAGACTACCACTTTGAGTGCTACCACTGTGAg gggTGTGGCAAACAGCTCTCAGATCAGCCGGGATCACAGTGTTTCCCTCTGGACTCTCACTTGCTGTGTCACTCCTGTCACATGACTCGGGTGTGCACCACTCTCAATCTTCTCCCTCCTAACtctcagtga
- the acin1b gene encoding apoptotic chromatin condensation inducer 1b, with amino-acid sequence MAELEDVTLDGKPLHSLRVADLKSALEQRGLPKSGQKNALIKRLKGALMLENLQRTSSPHMGLQPNSQIGEEMSQNSFIKQYLAKQQELLRQRLEREAREVAEADDSPADPDDDDHTKSSDITSCTAERAEEVMSAEACVLPPQSSDGSPAPAPRAPDPGSLEALVAPEAPVHGVASLSVRVLTGPPLALPAPPHSGPQLISSAQDDSDDDEDSDEEWGVGMGPGRSQPTWETLRCKQRPPWHVPPQLQQPTPPPSFPLPDTPKQSPPGLERPQGVAGGQGGGPTTQEQPGGILGSPKTDAPITKVTAPPTGDAGAPPHSGPAVTMETGEQETSSPKAGGSPQSPKELEEERGSGDSPGHAHTLRDTPPFAPATSPCCLPLPPEESRLLSAPPRPDPGVLPPGGGTACVAMEMGVGGEWAGPGGVAPVLPPSPPPEEGDTARAKPCSSSDSSSSDSDSSSRPSASSSSRDEPHSGPASWRGDLGSLGSRGPHGPPRKRRGEQEEEDGEVSHRKKPCPEDVDEDEMKRHQPMEVTQAGSGSVVEAEACSERRGPVEGSMGNSAESPTATTCSAPQISLPITKPASECGPVAVGTLGPPAPPAGTLEEAVSPVPASRKRRWDSSTTPAAKQQQPSGGFSSLKSLIPDVPPAVDSSSQQEAVVELHPEEGRLSEDEEEEEQGTAGGLHVQRAVTQMASAGKQENGQKEGLEEEDEEDEAGGGGDRQRPLKEERKDCSLVAMETQAPPTPEAPSKKAPPSGTRVRHSSQQKSGVSLTAEDPVCSAQKPPPPHSKGTNIIHICNLVRPFTLGQLKELLNETGAVVEEGFWIDKIKSHCYVTYPSVEEAVAARTALQGLKWPQTNPRFLRVDFCQQDELDHHRAQLDGVGAVQREGGGVGEWDQQAQRQRERERRERARGEREWDRDKVADFSRPGEDQRSPAHPPERRDQPRTENPPGKLLDDLFCKTKAPPCIYWLPLTEQQALQRKAERAERMKEREKRRKELQQEEDRKREERRAGRSKEAGGVAEGGGASQPVTGEREKESEKVRENEKVRDKENETEKVRGKEDREREEKDKERGKEMGRGEKEKERERGRGRESKEEERDKGRGREEKEKERGKVTGQGEKAGERARGREEKEGERERGEGKEEKEREKEGEKREGRGGERRKRGRKRGKERGGERRKRGRKRGKERGGERRKRGRKKGKERGGGGERRKRGKGGGGEERERRRGRGVRGEMVTVAEGQIQNLGGAGVHEATATPPHLETGDTEELHTHTHTHTHTHTHTHTHTHTHTHTHTHTHMASLFSSGSYDPPCAL; translated from the exons ATGGCGGAGCTGGAAGATGTTACGCTGGACGGGAAACCGCTTCACTCGCTCCGGGTGGCAGATTTGAAATCTGCTTTGGAGCAGAGAGGTCTCCCTAAGAGCGGCCAGAAAAATGCACTAATCAAGCGACTCAAGGGG gctCTGATGTTGGAGAATCTACAGAGGACCTCCAGTCCTCACATGGGACTCCAGCCAAACTCTCAG atcgGAGAGGAGATGAGTCAGAACAGCTTCATTAAGCAGTACCTGGCGAAGCAGCAGGAGCTCCTGAGGCAGcgcctggagagagaggcacgGGAGGTGGCTGAAGCTGATG ATAGTCCTGCAGATCCAGACGATGATGATCACACAAAgagcagtgacatcacttcctgtaccGCTGAG CGTgcagaggaagtgatgtcagctGAGGCGTGTGTCCTACCCCCACAATCCTCTGAtggtagccccgcccccgccccccgagccCCGGATCCTGGGTCCCTGGAGGCCCTTGTGGCCCCGGAGGCCCCTGTCCATGGCGTGGCGTCCCTGTCAGTGCGAGTCCTCACTGGGCCCCCCCTggccctgcccgcccccccccactccggcCCACAGCTTATCTCGTCAGCGCAGgatgacagtgatgatgacGAGGACAGCGATGAAGAGTGGGGTGTGGGCATGGGGCCCGGGCGGAGCCAGCCCACCTGGGAGACTTTGAGGTGCAAGCAGCGCCCCCCCTGGCACGTCCCCCCACAGCTACAGCAGCCCACGCCGCCCCCATCCTTCCCCCTGCCTGACACCCCCAAACAGAGCCCCCCCGGCCTGGAGCGGCCGCAGGGTgtggcgggggggcaggggggtggccCAACCACTCAGGAGCAGCCCGGGGGCATCTTGGGAAGCCCAAAAACTGATGCACCCATCACCAAGGTGACAGCCCCACCCACCGGGGATGCAGGGGCTCCTCCCCATTCTGGGCCTgctgtcaccatggaaaccggAGAGCAGGAGACGAGCAGCCCTAAAGCTGGAGGCTCTCCCCAGAGCCCcaaagagctggaggaggagagagggagtggtgATTCCCCTGGACACGCCCACACCCTGCGAGACACGCCCCCTTTTGCCCCAGCCACCTCCCCCTGCTGTCTGCCCTTGCCCCCCGAAGAGTCACGCCTCCTCTCTGCACCCCCAAGACCAGATCCTGGGGTGCTTCCACCCGGGGGCGGGACCGCTTGTGTAGCCATGGAGATGGGAGTGGGCGGAgaatgggcggggcctgggggcgTGGCACCTGTGCtgccaccctctcccccccccgagGAGGGAGACACTGCAAGGGCGAAGCCTTGCTCCTCCAGCGACTCCTCATCCTCTGACTCAGACTCTTCATCCCGACCctcagcctcctcttcctcacgtGATGAACCTCACTCTGGTCCCGCCAGCTGGAGG ggtgatTTGGGGTCCCTGGGCAGCAGGGGACCCCATGGTCCTCCTCgcaagaggagaggagagcaggaggaagaggacggagAAGTGAGCCACAGGAAG AAGCCGTGCCCTGAAGATGTAGATGAAGATGAGATGAAGAGACACCAACCCAT ggaGGTGACGCAGGCTGGGTCGGGCTCTGTGGTAGAGGCAGAGGCCTGCAGTGAGAGACGGGGCCCAGTAGAGGGCAGCATGGGAAACTCTGCGGAG AGCCCCACAGCCACGACCTGCAGTGCTCCCCAGATCTCCCTGCCCA tcaCAAAGCCAGCCTCAGAGTGTGGGCCGGTTGCTGTGGGGACGTTGGGCCctccagcgcctcctgcagggaCTTTGGAGGAGGCGGTGTCTCCAGTTCCCGCCAGCCGGAAGAGAAGGTGGGACTCCAGCACCACACCTGCTGCCAAGCAACAGCAGCCATCTGGTGGCTTCAGCTCCCTGAAG TCTCTGATCCCAGACGTTCCGCCTGCGGTGGACTCCAGCAGCCAGCAGGAGGCGGTGGTGGAGCTGCATCCAGAGGAGGGGCGTCTCTCtgaggacgaagaggaggaggagcagggcacAGCTGGAGGGCTTCACGTCCAGCGCGCTGTCACACAG atGGCTTCTGCAGGGAAGCAGGAGAATGGACAGAAGGAGGGactggaagaggaagatgaggaggatgaagcaggaggaggaggggacaggCAGAGGCCactgaaggaggagaggaaggactGCTCgcttgttgccatggaaacgcagGCGCCGCCCACCCCTGAGGCACCCTCAAAGAAAG ctccccctaGTGGTACCCGGGTGCGCCACTCCAGTCAGCAGAAATCGGGTGTGTCCCTCACCGCTGAGGACCCTGTCTGCTCCGCCCAGaaaccgccacccccccacagtAAAGGCACCAACATCATCCACATCTGCAACCTG GTGCGTCCCTTCACTCTGGGCCAGCTGAAGGAGCTGCTGAACGAGACCGGAGCCGTAGTGGAGGAGGGATTCTGGATCGACAAAATCAAGTCCCACTGTTACGtcact tacccCAGTGTGGAGGAGGCCGTCGCTGCTCGGACTGCGCTGCAGGGGCTGAAGTGGCCCCAGACTAACCCCAGATTCCTCAGGGTGGACTTCTGTCAGCAGGATGAG ctggACCACCACAGGGCGCAGTTGGATGGTGTGGGGGCggtgcagagggaggggggcggggtgggggagtgggacCAGCAGGCGCAGCGtcagagagagcgggagcgcagagagcgagcgaggggcGAGCGAGAGTGGGACCGGGACAAGGTGGCAGATTTCAGCAGACCAGGGGAAGACCAGCGCTCCCCGGCACACCCCCCCGAGAGGAGAGACCAGCCCaggacgg AAAACCCCCCGGGGAAGTTGCTGGATGACCTGTTCTGTAAGACCAAGGCCCCCCCCTGCATATACTGGCTCCCCCTCACCGAGCAGCAG gcgctGCAGAGAAAGGCGGAGCGTGCGGAGaggatgaaggagagagagaagaggaggaaggagctgcagcaggaggaggacaggaagcGGGAGGAACGCAGGGCGGGGCGGAGCAAAGAAGCAGGGGGCGTtgctgaagggggaggggcctctcAGCCTgtcacaggagagagggagaaagagagcgagaaggTAAGGGAGAATGAGAAGGTTAGGGATAAAGAGAATGAGACTGAGAAAGTAAGGGGAaaagaggacagggagagagaggagaaagacaaggaaagagggaaagagatggggagaggggaaaaggagaaggaaagagagagggggagggggagagagtcaaaagaggaggaaagagataagggaagggggagagaggagaaggagaaggaaagagggaaagtGACGGGGCAAGGGGAGAAAGCAGGGGaaagagcgagggggagagaggagaaagagggggaaagagagaggggggaggggaaagaggaaaaagagagggagaaagaaggggaaaagagagaggggagagggggagagaggagaaagagagggagaaagagggggaaagagagagggggagagaggagaaagagagggagaaagagggggaaagagagagggggagagaggagaaagagagggagaaagaaggggaaagagagagggggagggggagagaggagaaagagagggaaagggggagggggagaggagagagagaggaggagagggagaggggtaagAGGCGAGATGGTTACAGTGGCAGAAGGGCAGATTCAAAATCTCGGGGGGGCAGGCGTTCACGAAGccacagcaacccccccccacctagaGACCGGCGACACTGaggaattacacacacacacacacacacacacacacacacacacacacacacacacacacacacacacacacacacacacacacacacacactcacat GGCATCACTCTTTAGTTCCGGGTCATATGACCCTCCTTGTGCACTGTAG
- the efs gene encoding embryonal Fyn-associated substrate gives MSLSTVLAKALFDNVAESPEELAFRKGDILMVLEQEGGGPGWWVCSLHGRQGIAPANRLRLLNTATTPSPAPSAEPTSSVYLSPSSCPAPNADSAPSVYLSPRPSAEESVYLSPPSLGGAGRGDGLPRARSSSASRPRPDWDVGVTGRARSPSLKGRGSDAGVPKPQTVYQTPNPPVPRAGPGSEAVYLAPSGLPRPVPGDTGTHLGPREALGAGHPEGCYLVPRVSAMPSEDVYQTPTGGVAAVGPSHTPATGCPASELSCPTTRKNHTQLPLTNGVPHRKEGAGLYQTPSQRGGVPRTPQSDHKPPAEPASPSLRHTPSSGSQPKGVPAVPPNARAKLAQASVRGSPLLPRTGLGRVQGSPNFARKPPPPAPPVRGVTKKDTPTSTPSPAGPRGGAREGEGPQGSEVSKEERQKDRRVEEEKKKKTKKKVEEEGEYEEPDDENINNQVYDTPPTSRWQHTASPTICVDDSIYNTPRAHPANTDQGLEVYDVPTLPLTMTSDLQQQTYSIPACLAVGAEVEEDVYSVPSLPGDLSASPGLGEEPGELYSVPGPTPRGPPGSCDVQVLPQEPQEGAEPDGGIYDMPAPPASARRSSVSSTSSGDVQWRCSLSGLIQSALSSISLTAPPPRELAASLTEILSVWKAGQEGDAPAPPLLQAWSRLSDLLPALAACGPAPLSEALLSLVRRALEDSASLLQIQATPSRPRLPSQDSLSRRPLPALPVAEVKPLNVGMGGRKGSWIQERPLPPPPPPSFPLPPPTFVPTSGQGDEEELGNEYAGIGLTTAPPPFNGGDSVGYVKLQGKPDPSMATTTENDSPPTDPPTAEQRASPSPPLPLSLSLEDSELLSFYSSQSLSHLSCLADSIDALFTSVQGNQPPRVFVSRGKSLIVTAHKLVFIGDTLSRLLTSPDLRAKVTTAGGRLCQALKAVVVATKGAAQNYPSVPATQEMVDRVAELSQHAAGFSGLLQRLAEIS, from the exons ATGTCCCTGTCG acggtGTTGGCCAAGGCCCTGTTTGATAATGTGGCAGAGAGCCCGGAGGAGCTGGCCTTTCGGAAGGGGGACATCCTGATGGTGCTGGAGCAGGAGGGTGGGGGTCCCGGCTGGTGGGTGTGTTCCCTGCACGGCCGCCAGGGCATCGCCCCCGCAaacaggctccgcctcctcaaCACCGCCAccacgcccagccccgcccccagcgcAGAGCCCACTTCCTCGGTCTACCTCTCACcttcctcctgccccgcccccaatgcagactccgccccctctgtgtacctctccccccgcccctccgctgAGGAATCTGTGTACCTCTCCCCTCCCAGtttgggtggggcagggcgcGGAGACGGGCTTCCCCGGGCCCGGTCCAGCTCGGCGTCCCGACCCCGCCCGGACTGGGACGTGGGTGTGACGGGGCGGGCCCGCTCGCCCTCTCTGAAGGGCCGAGGGTCTGATGCGGGGGTCCCCAAACCCCAGACTGTGTACCAGACCCCGAACCCCCCTGTGccccgggcggggccgggctcTGAGGCGGTGTACCTGGCCCCCAGTGGGCTGCCCCGCCCTGTACCTGGAGACACTGGCACTCACTTGGGGCCCCGCGAggccctgggggcggggcatccCGAGGGCTGCTACCTGGTGCCCCGCGTCTCTGCGATGCCCAGTGAGGATGTCTATCAAACCCCCACAGGGGGCGTGGCTGCTGtaggcccctcccacacccctgCCACTGGCTGCCCCGCCTCTGAACTTTCCTGCCCCACAACCCGGAAGAACCACACCCAGCTGCCCTTGACGAACGGGGTGCCCCACAGGAAGGAGGGCGCAGGGCTCTACCAGACCCCCTCTCAACGAGGGGGGGTGCCCAGAACACCTCAGAGCGATCATAAACCCCCAGCCGAGCCTGCCTCGCCCTCGCTCAGACACACCCCCTCCTCCGGGTCACAGCCCAAAGGGGTCCCCGCTGTGCCCCCCAACGCTCGGGCCAAGCTTGCCCAGGCCTCCGTGAGGGGGTCCCCCCTCCTGCCCAGGACAGGGCTTGGCAGGGTGCAGGGCTCCCCAAACTTTGCACGCAAGCctccaccccctgcacccccagtCAGGGGGGTCACCAAAAAGGACACGCCCACATCCACACCCTCACCTGCAGGGCCCAGGGGTGGggccagagagggggagggaccaCAGGGGAGTGAAGTCAGTAaggaggagaggcagaaggATAgaagggtggaggaggagaagaagaagaaaacaaagaagaaagtggaggaggagggagagtatGAAGAGCCAGATGATGAGAACATCAACAACCAG GTTTATGATACACCTCCCACCAGTAGGTGGCAGCACACAGCATCGCCAACCATCTGTGTGGATGACAGCATCTATAACACTCCTCGTGCCCACCCTGCAAACACTGACCAGGGTTTGGAG gtctATGATGTCCCCACCCTTCCTCTCACCATGACATCAGACCTCCAGCAGCAGACCTACAGTATCCCAGCCTGCCTTGCTGTAGGagcggaggtggaggaggatgTGTACAGTGTGCCCTCCCTTCCGGGCGATCTCTCAGCTAGCCCTGGGTTGGGGGAGGAGCCTGGCGAGCTGTACTCTGTCCCAGGTCCCaccccccggggcccccccgGCTCCTGTGATGTGCAGGTCCTACCGCAGGAGCcccaggagggggcggagccagacgGCGGTATTTATGACATGCCAGCACCCCCGGCCTCTGCCCGCCGTTCCTCTGTCTCCAGCACCAGCTCTGGGGACGTCCAATGGAGATGCTCCCTCTCCGGCCTTATCCAATCAGCTCTCAGCTCCATCTCGCTCACCGCGCCCCCACCACGGGAGCTGGCCGCCTCATTGACCGAGATCCTGTCAGTTTGGAAGGCGGGTCAGGAGGGCGacgccccggccccgccccttctgcagGCCTGGTCCCGCCTCTCTGACCTGCTGCCTGCTCTCGCTGCttgtggccccgcccctctctctgaggCCCTGCTCTCATTGGTGCGTCGGGCCCTGGAGGACTCTGCCTCGCTGCTGCAGATTCAGGCCACCCCcagcaggccccgcctcccttcCCAGGATTCCCTGTCTCGCCGGCCGCTGCCAGCGCTGCCTGTTGCCGAGGTGAAGCCGCTAAATGTGGGCATGGGGGGCCGCAAGGGCAGCTGGATCCAGGAGAggcccctcccgcccccgccccctccctctttccccctgcccccgcccacTTTCGTCCCCACCAGTGGACAGGGGGATGAGGAGGAGCTGGGAAACGAGTACGCAGGGATTGGTCTGACCACAGCTCCACCCCCTTTCAATGGAGGAGACAGTGTGGGATACGTCAAGCTGCAG GGGAAACCTGACCCCTCCATGGCCACTACAACAGAGAACGACTCCCCTCCAACTGACCCCCCTACAGCTGAGCAGCGG gcCAGtccgtctcctcctctccctctctctctctctctggaggacTCTGAGCTGCTCTCCTTCTACTCGTCCCAGAGTCTGTCTCACCTGTCCTGCCTGGCCGACTCCATCGATGCCCTCTTCACCAGTGTGCAGGGGAACCAGCCGCCCAGAGTCTTTGTTTCCCGGGGAAAGAGTTTGATTGTGACGGCCCATAAGCTGGTCTTCATTGGGGACACCCTGTCCCGGCTCCTGACCTCCCCGGACCTCAGGGCTAAG GTCACCACCGCAGGAGGGCGGCTATGTCAGGCTCTAAAAGCTGTCGTTGTGGCAACCAAGGGGGCAGCCCAGAATTACCCATCAGTCCCTGCCACGCAGGAAATGGTGGACCGTGTGGCGGagctttcccagcatgcagcaggCTTCTCCGGGCTGCTGCAGCGACTGGCTGAGATCTCCTGA